The genomic interval TTGCCTTTATTATCTTTGCCATACGTGGCTAACAGCTCTTTAACACGGCTATTGTCTTCAAAGCATTTGACGGTTACCACTTCACCGCCAAATTTTGTGTTACCGCCATAGCTAAAAAAGCGTTTGCCTTCCATGTTGGGTGCACAAACCTGACATTCTGGATTATCATCTAATAAATCGCAGGTAATAAAATTTTGTAACGTCATGTCGCTCATCATGGCTCCTTAAGTCAATCGTTTTTTGGGAAGGTTAGTTTCTAAACCGCGTCATCGCTAGCATTTCACCGTTACTGATAACTTGGGTTTTCTTGGCGGTATCGACGCTATTAGCACATTTTTCATAAGTATGTTTGATGTGCCAATTGTTACTCACCAGCGCCATTGCCATCGCTACCCTATCGGCTTCTATGGGACGGACAGGCAGTCTTTTAGGTACAATAGGTTTGATGAGTTTGTACGCCGTCTGTGCGATGGTTTCAAGTTTACGATCATCGTGTTTGCCAAGCAGCAAAGAGGGACGAAAAATTGCCAATTCTTGAAAGCCTAAATTGTCAATCGCGGTTTCAAGCTCACCTTTGACACGGTTATAAAAAAAGCGACTGTCGGCATTGGCGCCCATCGCCGATAACAAAAAAAACCGCTCTACGCCTTTTTGTTTGCAAGCTTTTGCAAATGCCACATTATAGGTAAAATCAATTTGCCGAAATGCCGCTTCACTACCCGCTTCCTTAATGGTAGTACCCAGACAGCTAAAAGCATCGGTGTCTTTACCAATCGACAGCGCAGACACAAATTCATGCATTTGATTAAAATCTTTGAGCTGGTAGAAATGCATCGAATCACTCAACCCTTTTGGCTGAGAGCGCGCAATGATAATGACTTTTTGATAAAGACTGCCAAGCTGGGTCAGTAATGAATTGCCTACCAAGCCGGTTGCACCGATGATTAATGCTGTGCGCTGCATAAAACAATGACCTCAATATGAATATTTTTATGAGTTTTTAATGTCATTTTATTTAATCACAGATAATCAAAACTTTCACCTACAAATACGTTTTTTTCAGCGTTGGTGTGTAGTAGTCGATGGTTTTTTGGCCAACAGACGAAATACGCTGAATAATCTGTCGAAGTAAGTTGTTATTGTAGCGTGAGTTTGTTAAAATAGCGGGCTTTAAATCCGCTTGATATCGTTAATTGTGTTTCCGTGTCTAGTGATTCAAGGATTCAAGCAACCCTAACTACCCGTATCTGTAATAAGCGAATGGCTGCTCACTTACTAACAGAACGATTTATATTGCAAATCCAAGGAGATTTACGTGGCAAATTCTGCACAAGCTCGCAAACGCGCTCGTCAAAACGTTAAACGTCGTCAATTAAAAGCATCACAACGTTCTATGGTTCGTACTTTCATCAAACATGTGGTAAAAGCCGTTGAAGATAAAAACTACGACGCAGCGACTGAAGCTTACAAAAAAGCAGTTCCAGTGATTGACCGTATTGCTGACAAAGGCGTGATTCACAAAAACAAAGCAGCACGTCATAAAAGCCGCTTAAACAAAGCAATTAAAGCCCTTAAAACTGCCTAATTGTTTGTTTAAAATTAAAAAAGCCAATTCATATTGAATTGGCTTTTTTATTGAGCCCGATTTGGGTATACAACTGATTTAATTATAAAAAAAGCCAAAATCAAAATTTCAGCTTTTTTTTATTTAGCTTATCTAAAAGCCCAATGATGCGTTTCATCATGGTGTTAATTATGCTTTTAATTCAGCTAGGACTTGCTCACTGACTTTATCAATCGCTTGTGTACCATCAAATTTGGCATAGCGTGGCGCGTTTTGACCCGATTTTGCCAAGTCTTGGTAAAAACCTACCAAAGCTTCTGTTTGGTTATGATAAGTCGCTAAACGATCGCGGATGGTATCTTCTTTATCGTCATCACGCTGAACCAAATCTTCACCGGTTTCGTCATCTTTACCTTCCACTTTGGGTGGATTGTAGACCACATGGTACACGCGACCTGAAGCAGGATGAGAGCGACGCCCCGACAAACGAGAAACGATGTCTTCATCAGGTACTGCAATTTCTACCACGTTATCGATGTGCACGCCTGCATCGGCTAACGCTTGCGCTTGTGGAATGGTACGGGGAAAGCCATCAAAAATGCAGCCGTTGGCGCAATCTGGCAGTGCAATACGGGCTTTAACTAGGTTGATAATTAAATCATCTGAGACAAGTCCACCGGCATCCATGATACTTTTAGCTTGTTTGCCAAGCTCAGTACCTTCTTTGATAGCGGCACGTAGCATATCACCTGTTGAAATTTGTGGAATATTAAATTCCTTGGTGATGATTTGTGCTTGGGTACCCTTACCAGCGCCAGGTGGCCCTAAAAGAATAATACGCTTCATAAACCTATTCCTTAAGTCGAAATTATTAAAATCGCCCTATCTCATTACTGCAATAGCAAAAAAGACCCACAAATGGTGTGTTCGAATAACTAACAGTTTTGAAATACTGGGTTAACAATACTCGTTAACCGCTAAAATCTCAAGCAATTTTTGCAAAATAATTTAAATTGATAGGGGTATTAAAAATAAAAATGTGGCAAGCTTTAATCCGCCCCTTATTCAATTAAGCCCCTATTCAATCAAGGGATTTTTCATAACGATTTAAGGCACGATTTTATCAATCAATACGGTTGTAGACTCAGCCGTTTTCTCTAGCGGTACGGGGTTACTGGTTAAGTCACCGCTTTGCGGCATGGCGTCACCTGAAGCACTAACCCGAGCAGTAATCACCAAGGGCTCATTGGTGCTAATCGCCGAGCTTAAGGTCATCGTCGGCATGATGCTATCGTTATCGCTGATGTTAATTGCCATACCGTTGATGGTTAAGCTATCTGCTGACAGTTTTTTGGCAGCAACAGGGGGACCACCTGCCATCTTACGCACATTAACAAATAAACTTTCGCCTTTTTTCACCCGTCCTAATATCTCAGGGGTGACTTTGACATTGACTGTAATCGCCTGTTCGCCTTGGGCTTCCCGCTGGTTGATAGTCTGCTCAAGTTCAGATAAGCTGCTTAGGGCTTGGGTATGATCGCCAGGACGCGCTTGGATTTCGGTGCGTAGCAGCGCTACCCATTTTCGAGACTGCGCGTAGTTGCCCGCTCGCATTTCGCCCATTGCCATCAGCATTTGTGCGCCTTGGTGTTTGGGACTTTTGGCTAGAATATGCTCAACCACTTGACGGGTTTTGTCATCCATTACCCCGCCTTGGGTAAAAAAGCTAGTTTGCGCGTAGGTGATGGCGACTTTTTCATCATCAGGATTGAGACGATACGCCCTTGCCAAGGCTTCAATCGCTTGCTCGGGTGCTTGCAGCGCTACAAACACTTCAGATAGACGAAACCAACGCAGCGGATCGGTGGCATGATGATGCACGTTGGTTTGCATGGCACTAATGAGTCCCACGCTGTCTTTGGTTGCCCATTCGGGTGGCGTATCGATTTTTGCGGTCAGCAAATCATCCGCGACTTGTCCCAAGCGATTTTGTGCATCCCATAATTGATAGACGGGCGTGCGGTCGCCAATCATCACATAAGCCATCACAGATAATAGCGGAATCCAGATGATAAATATCAGACGGCTTTTCCAATTGGGGGTAAAATGGCTGGTATCTTGATTGTCACTGATGTCTAGTAATTGACGCTCTAACGCCAGTTTTTGGGTTTGATAAGTCGCCTCATCGATTTGACCCTCGTCAAAATCAGCATCAAGCTCTACCAACCGTTGTTTGAATACTTCAATATTGAGCGTTAGTAGCTGATTATCAGCGCGATTGGCGATGGCGTGATGGTCTTGGGTTTGCAACCAGGGTAACAAAATAAATACCGCAAGCGTTATAGCAAATAGAAGCGCGACAATGATAAAAATAATTAGCGTTGACATTAATTTTCCTTAGCCACTGCTTGATTGATTTCACCAGTTTTAGCATTGGCAGCGTTATCATTGGCATTTAACAAGTTTTGTAATCGCTGTTGTTCGGCGGCTGAGAGTGGCGCATAACCCTCTTCTATGGGATTGGCGATGGCAGCGGCACGTTTTGACGAATTACGGTTACGAATAAACCAAGCCAGCATCACAAACACCAACAACACAGGCGGAAAAAACCATAAAATCCAGGTGGATGGGCGCACAGGTGGTTTGTAGCTAATAAAGTCACCGTAGCGCTCATTCATATACTGGCGAATTTCGCCGTCGGAACGACCGTCTTTGACCATATCATAGGTCTTTTGTTTTAAATCTTGCGCAATTGGCGCATCGGAACCTGCCAAGTTCTGGTTTTGACATTTTGGACAACGAAACTCTTCGATAAGCGCACGATATTGGGCTTCTTGGCGCGGGTTGTCAAATTGGTAGGTATCAATATTTGCCCAAGCAGACATGGATAACCCTGCGACCAACACCACCATAGCCATCGCCCTGACTATCAAATGAAGAATTTTTGCAAATGTGATACTCATTGGCACACCTCACGGATTTTAGCATCGGCGGCTTGTTCACGTAGTGCAGTCATACAAGGCAATACCTGCTTATTGTAGCGCTCTTCGTTGATTTCACCCAAGATATGCTGGCGCACATTGCCTTTGCCATCAACCACAAATGACTCTGGCACACCTGTCAGACCCAAATCAATGCCAAAATTCCCTTCTTTATCTTGCACATTGAGGGTAAATGGGTCTTCATGGGTGTTGAGATAATCAAGCGCGTCTTTGGTTTCATCTTTATAATTGACCCCAACAATCGGTACGCCGGCTTTTGACATTTGCAGTAAAAACGGGTGTTCAACTTTACAAGTCACGCACCAAGACGCCCATACATTGAGTAAAAATGGCTGTTTGGGTAGCTGCGCTTGGGTAATCATTTGTGATGGGTTACCCAAAGACGGTAAGCTAAAACTTGGCAAAGCGCGATTGAGCGAGGTGTTGGTCACTACTGTGGTATCTTTGCCCAACCGTGTATAAAACAGCGCAATGATAATCAAAAAAAGCACCAAAGGAATTAAAAACCAAAGTTGTCTTTTACGCATTGCCATGAGCACTCTCCTGACCTAACTCGCTGTCATTTTTTACTAACACGGTGGCGTTTGCCGCTGCTGTGTTAACCACTGCCAAATTCCCTGACTTATCATCATTTATATCAGCAAGTCTAGGCAGTTTACGATAACGTTTATCAAACATACTTAAAATCGCACCGAGCGCCAGCACAAAACCACCCCACCACACCCAGCGTACGCCAGGTTTAATATAGATACGCACCGCCCATTTAGTGGCATCGGCTTCGCTTTGATTAACACCTAAAATCGGCTCACCCATTGCCATATAGATATCTCTTAATGGGTTGTACTGGATAGAAGCTTCAGTCATGGGCATTTGACTGACCACATAATGGCGTTTTTCTGGATAAAGGGTCGCAACCACTTGGTTGTTCTTACGAACACTGACGACCGCTTGGGTGGCATCAAAGTTGGCGCCGCGGATTTTTTTTAGCTCATCCATCGTGAACTGGTAGCCTTGTACTTCAACCGATTGGTTTTTTTGCATGGCAATGTCTTTTTCGATACTTAGACTTGTGGTAATAGCAATGCCCATCACGGATAACAAAATACCCAGATGCGCCAGCTGCATTCCCCAATAGCCCATGTGCAGACGTTTTAATCCAGCGCCAAACGAGCGCGCGTTACGGGTTTTGTCTTTGATATCAATTACCATCCATACCAATACCCATAGACACAGTGCCGCTGACATAAAGATATTGATATCGATGCTACTGACCAAGAAATAGCTTAAAACCCCGGCTAATACAAAACAGCTGGCTAAAATCGCCAAGCCTGTACCCAAAAATGGACGGGTGTCTTTTTTCCAGCGGCTGACCGGTCCAATGGCTAAAAACAACAACAATAACCAAGTTAACGGCACAAATAACGCATTAAAATAAGGCGCACCAACCGATACTTGACCGAGTTTTAACGCATCGGCCAGCATTGGATAAAGTGTGCCAATCACCACCACGATGGTTGCGACTAATATAATAATGTTATTGATGACCAATAATGTCTCACGAGATTTAAGCTGATAATGGCTTTCTTGGGTCAAGCGCCAACCGCGCCACGCAAACATCGCCAGACCGCCACCGATGACCACGCCCAAAATCACCAAGATAAACAGACCGCGTGTGGGATCTGCGGCAAATGAGTGAACCGAGGTAATGACCCCCGAACGTACCAAAAACGTACCCAATAAACTTAAAGCAAAGGTGAAAATCGCCAACATAATCGTCCAAGCTTTGAACACGCCGCGCTTTTCGGTAACTGCCAATGAGTGTAATAATGCCACCCCACCGAGCCAAGGCATAAACGACGCGTTTTCCACAGGATCCCAAAACCACCAGCCGCCCCAGCCAAGCTCGTTGTATGCCCACATTGAGCCAAACACAATCCCTAAGGTCAAACAACACCAAGCCGCTAGTGTCCAAGGACGCGACCAACGCGTCCACACCGCATCTAACCGACCTGCCCATAATGCTGCCATGGCAAAAGCAAACGGTACCACCGCGCCCACATAGCCCATATATAGCATCGGTGGATGAAAAATTAATCCAGGGTCTTGCAGTAGTGGATTCAAATCTTTACCATCCACTGGGATGCTGGGTAGACTGCGATTAAAAGGTGACGACACAAAAATCACCATGCTTAGCATCATCATTTGCACAAAGGCTATAATCACCAACACGCGTGCGCGCATGGCAAGCGGCAAGCTTCGACTAAAAACGGCCACCGCCGCGCCCCAAGTCGCCAAAATGGTGACCCACAATAACAGTGAGCCTTCATGCCCGCCCCACGTGGCGGATAGGCGATAGTACCAAGGCAGCAAAGAATTTGACTGATTGGCGACATAAATCAACGTAAAATCATTGGCATAAAACCCATACATCAGGCACAAAAACGACGTACCGGTTGCCAAAAACTGAGCAATGGCAAAACTTCCCGCCAGTCGTTGCCAAGCAGGTTGGTGTTTGAACACCCCGACTGCTGGCAAAATAACCTGTAAAATGGCAATCACCAAGGCTGAAATAAGCGCAAAATAGCCCAATTCAGTAATTAACATACCCACTGCTCCTATCGCTGTAGTGGTTATCACACTGTAGAATTTTCACCAAAAAAAATGGGTCAAATTAATAAAACACCAATATCAAATGTATCCAGCCCGCCAAAAACCCTGTCACACCGCCCAAAATAATCAGTGTTAATTCATCTTCACGAAAGGCAGGGCGCAACAGATTTTGAAATTCATTGGGCGTCAATGCGCGAATTCGGTCTCGAAACAGCCCAAAGATTTTTTCTGCGCGGCTAAGGTTAAGCTCAGGATTACTCATCGGCACCATGGTCGCTGCTATCGACTTATCAATAATCACATGCTTAAGCTGACCAAACTCTTTACGACCCAAACCAAATTTCAAGCTCGTTTGAATCACCTGTGATTCCAAAATTGGGTTTAGGTGTTTTTTAATCAGCTCACGCGTTTGCATCGCACGGCTGCCATACATCATTTCATACATGATGTTTTTGAGCGTGACCAAATCTTTGACCACAATCTCAGCAAACACCTCAGAGACTTCAGGCTGGCGTTTCATAAAACCACCTTGCCAGTTAAATTGTCCCATATGCGGTTTTTCAAAGCGGATAAACGGCAGCGATTTGCTAAAACTAAAAAATTTGGGATAGCGATAATAATGCGGTTCAATCGGATTAAATACCATCCAGATGGCAATCCAGTTGGTCAACAGCCCCCAAATCGCAGCAAAAAACGGCACCGTCCAATGCTGCGGCACAAACCAAAAAATCGCCATCTGCAAAATACCAAATACAAACCCAATCAGCGCACTGATATGCCAAATAAAATTAATCTCTTTTTGACCTACCTTCAAAAACATGCGCACCATCAGCGCACGGTCGCTTTCCATCTTGTTGACAATCATCTCGCGCATATCAACCAAGTTTTCGACATTGTAGGTCAAGTCGAGCACCAGATTTTTCATGATAGCTGGCAATTGCTCGTGTCCATAGGCATAGATACGGCGTTTGACAGCAAAAGGCAGATTCGCCCATAGCGTTGCCGAGCGCTCATTCATGATTTCATCAATCAGCAAATCCAAGTTTTGGTTCATGGTTTGGCTGATAAAATCTGCCACTTCTTCAGGGTGCATGGCTTGGAAAAACTCATCGAGTGAGCCAAGCTTGGATAAAGTTTGGTCAACGATGATCCCCGATATTTTACCCGCTTTGCGTGGCACAATGCCCTGCCAGCCGATACCACCGCCTGGGAACCCTTGAATCTTAATGCCCCAAAAATGAATGGGATGAAATAGCATCTTGAGTGCCATCCATACATGCGCCCAAGTCACGACTGCTGTCACAAATGGAATGGTCAGCATAGCGAAAAATTGCGGATGGGTTGCAAGCTTGTGCCAAATTTCTGCAAACATATCAAAAAAGCTCACATGGTGAAAAAAGCTAAAATCAAAGGACCATAAAACCGAAATGACATTATAAGGGTTGCTTGAAAACGTCTATAATATAAGTGGGTTAATAGGGGTGCGTTCAAACTGCTAGATTTTAGCACAGAAAGATATATTTTGCCTGAAGAAGTTATATTTTTAGCGGTTTTGATTCCCTATGTTGCCATCCATATTGCCGTCAATGCTGCTATCATAATTTGATACATTTGTTTTGACAGCAGCCGTTAGTTATTTGCGATTTTGGCAGGATTTGGGCATGCTTATTTGCCACATTTTATGCTAGTATATCGCTCTTAAATTTTGATTTTAGCCACCAATAGGTAGGTGGGTGATATCCCTATATTTGTTCATCGCACCGCGACCCTTTTTAAAACCGTTCTAATTGCTGTTACCCGCTTATGAAACCACCCCATTCTTCAGATATGCAACGTGAAAATCTCATCTTTCGCCGCCGGGTAATTTTGGCATCGGTGTTTGTTTTTTTGGGCTTGGTTGGCTTGATTGTACGCTATGCTTACCTACAAATTTATACCCATGACCAGTACGTCACCCAGTCTGACAATAATCGTATCAAGCTAATTTCTGCGCCGCCCAGTCGCGGCTATATTTATGACCGTAACGGCGTGATTTTGGCAGATAACCAGCCTGTTTTTACCGCTGTTATCAGTCCTGATGAAATTGACAATCCTGACAATACCTTGGCACTACTCACCCCGATTTTTCAGTTGACACCTGAAGAAATCAGTGAAGCTTCAAAAGCCCTTAAAAAAAGTAAAAACGAACCTGTCACCATTAAAATCGGACTTACCGAACAGCAAGTTGCCCAGTTTAGTGAACGCAAACCGTTTTTTAAAGGGGTGACGATTCAAAGTAAACTTACGCGCACCTATCCCTACAGTGATTTGTTTGCCCATGTGATTGGCTATGTTGGGCGTATCAGCGACAACGATAGTAAAAAGCTGGATAAAAAGCTGTATGCAGGCACCGATTTGATTGGTAAAACAGGGATTGAAAAATATTACGAGTCGCTGCTACTGGGCAAACCCGGTTATCAATCGATTGAAACCAATGCCTATGGCGATATCATCAAAAAACTCGATACCAAACCGCCCATTCCCGGAAATGATATTTATCTAAGCCTTGATTATGGCTTGCAAAAATTGACCAGCGATTTATTAAATGGCAAACGCGGCGCCGCAGTGGCGATTGACCCTAATACTGGCGAGATTTTAGCCTTTGTCAGCAACCCAAGTTTTGACCCCAACCCCTTTATCACTGGGATTAGTAGCAGAGAATACAAGGCGCTGCAACAAGACCCCGACATGCCACTGTACAACCGCGCGCTACAAGGGCAATATCCCCCGGGTTCTTCTATCAAACCGATTGAGGGGTTGGCAGGGATTCATTACGGCATCATGGGATGGGACAGTAGTATTTATGATCCGGGGTATTTTAGTCTGCCTGGCGATAGCCATAAATTTCGTGACTGGAAAAAATCGGGGCATGGTAACGTCAATTTGCATAAATCCGTGGTCGAATCTGTCGATACCTACTACTACAAGCTGTCTTATCAACTCGGTATTGACCGGCTTCATGATTGGATGACGCGTTTTAATTTTGGTAGTAAAACAGGGATTGATTTGCCAGGAGAAAAAACTGGGGTCTATCCTTCTACTGACTGGAAAATGAAAACCTACAAAAAAGCCTGGCTGCCTGGGGAAACCATTTCTGTGAGTATCGGACAAGGGTATTTTTTGGCGACCCCCTTACAGATTGCCAACGGTATCGCCATGCTAGCCGGTGATGGACAGCATTTAACCCCCCATTTGCTCAAAAAATCCACCGGTGCCGAACATGTCACCCCCATTG from Moraxella osloensis carries:
- a CDS encoding NAD(P)H-binding protein; translated protein: MQRTALIIGATGLVGNSLLTQLGSLYQKVIIIARSQPKGLSDSMHFYQLKDFNQMHEFVSALSIGKDTDAFSCLGTTIKEAGSEAAFRQIDFTYNVAFAKACKQKGVERFFLLSAMGANADSRFFYNRVKGELETAIDNLGFQELAIFRPSLLLGKHDDRKLETIAQTAYKLIKPIVPKRLPVRPIEADRVAMAMALVSNNWHIKHTYEKCANSVDTAKKTQVISNGEMLAMTRFRN
- the rpsT gene encoding 30S ribosomal protein S20, which encodes MANSAQARKRARQNVKRRQLKASQRSMVRTFIKHVVKAVEDKNYDAATEAYKKAVPVIDRIADKGVIHKNKAARHKSRLNKAIKALKTA
- the adk gene encoding adenylate kinase, with product MKRIILLGPPGAGKGTQAQIITKEFNIPQISTGDMLRAAIKEGTELGKQAKSIMDAGGLVSDDLIINLVKARIALPDCANGCIFDGFPRTIPQAQALADAGVHIDNVVEIAVPDEDIVSRLSGRRSHPASGRVYHVVYNPPKVEGKDDETGEDLVQRDDDKEDTIRDRLATYHNQTEALVGFYQDLAKSGQNAPRYAKFDGTQAIDKVSEQVLAELKA
- the ccmI gene encoding c-type cytochrome biogenesis protein CcmI, yielding MSTLIIFIIVALLFAITLAVFILLPWLQTQDHHAIANRADNQLLTLNIEVFKQRLVELDADFDEGQIDEATYQTQKLALERQLLDISDNQDTSHFTPNWKSRLIFIIWIPLLSVMAYVMIGDRTPVYQLWDAQNRLGQVADDLLTAKIDTPPEWATKDSVGLISAMQTNVHHHATDPLRWFRLSEVFVALQAPEQAIEALARAYRLNPDDEKVAITYAQTSFFTQGGVMDDKTRQVVEHILAKSPKHQGAQMLMAMGEMRAGNYAQSRKWVALLRTEIQARPGDHTQALSSLSELEQTINQREAQGEQAITVNVKVTPEILGRVKKGESLFVNVRKMAGGPPVAAKKLSADSLTINGMAINISDNDSIMPTMTLSSAISTNEPLVITARVSASGDAMPQSGDLTSNPVPLEKTAESTTVLIDKIVP
- a CDS encoding cytochrome c-type biogenesis protein, producing MSITFAKILHLIVRAMAMVVLVAGLSMSAWANIDTYQFDNPRQEAQYRALIEEFRCPKCQNQNLAGSDAPIAQDLKQKTYDMVKDGRSDGEIRQYMNERYGDFISYKPPVRPSTWILWFFPPVLLVFVMLAWFIRNRNSSKRAAAIANPIEEGYAPLSAAEQQRLQNLLNANDNAANAKTGEINQAVAKEN
- a CDS encoding DsbE family thiol:disulfide interchange protein yields the protein MAMRKRQLWFLIPLVLFLIIIALFYTRLGKDTTVVTNTSLNRALPSFSLPSLGNPSQMITQAQLPKQPFLLNVWASWCVTCKVEHPFLLQMSKAGVPIVGVNYKDETKDALDYLNTHEDPFTLNVQDKEGNFGIDLGLTGVPESFVVDGKGNVRQHILGEINEERYNKQVLPCMTALREQAADAKIREVCQ
- a CDS encoding heme lyase CcmF/NrfE family subunit — its product is MLITELGYFALISALVIAILQVILPAVGVFKHQPAWQRLAGSFAIAQFLATGTSFLCLMYGFYANDFTLIYVANQSNSLLPWYYRLSATWGGHEGSLLLWVTILATWGAAVAVFSRSLPLAMRARVLVIIAFVQMMMLSMVIFVSSPFNRSLPSIPVDGKDLNPLLQDPGLIFHPPMLYMGYVGAVVPFAFAMAALWAGRLDAVWTRWSRPWTLAAWCCLTLGIVFGSMWAYNELGWGGWWFWDPVENASFMPWLGGVALLHSLAVTEKRGVFKAWTIMLAIFTFALSLLGTFLVRSGVITSVHSFAADPTRGLFILVILGVVIGGGLAMFAWRGWRLTQESHYQLKSRETLLVINNIIILVATIVVVIGTLYPMLADALKLGQVSVGAPYFNALFVPLTWLLLLFLAIGPVSRWKKDTRPFLGTGLAILASCFVLAGVLSYFLVSSIDINIFMSAALCLWVLVWMVIDIKDKTRNARSFGAGLKRLHMGYWGMQLAHLGILLSVMGIAITTSLSIEKDIAMQKNQSVEVQGYQFTMDELKKIRGANFDATQAVVSVRKNNQVVATLYPEKRHYVVSQMPMTEASIQYNPLRDIYMAMGEPILGVNQSEADATKWAVRIYIKPGVRWVWWGGFVLALGAILSMFDKRYRKLPRLADINDDKSGNLAVVNTAAANATVLVKNDSELGQESAHGNA
- the mrdA gene encoding penicillin-binding protein 2, whose product is MKPPHSSDMQRENLIFRRRVILASVFVFLGLVGLIVRYAYLQIYTHDQYVTQSDNNRIKLISAPPSRGYIYDRNGVILADNQPVFTAVISPDEIDNPDNTLALLTPIFQLTPEEISEASKALKKSKNEPVTIKIGLTEQQVAQFSERKPFFKGVTIQSKLTRTYPYSDLFAHVIGYVGRISDNDSKKLDKKLYAGTDLIGKTGIEKYYESLLLGKPGYQSIETNAYGDIIKKLDTKPPIPGNDIYLSLDYGLQKLTSDLLNGKRGAAVAIDPNTGEILAFVSNPSFDPNPFITGISSREYKALQQDPDMPLYNRALQGQYPPGSSIKPIEGLAGIHYGIMGWDSSIYDPGYFSLPGDSHKFRDWKKSGHGNVNLHKSVVESVDTYYYKLSYQLGIDRLHDWMTRFNFGSKTGIDLPGEKTGVYPSTDWKMKTYKKAWLPGETISVSIGQGYFLATPLQIANGIAMLAGDGQHLTPHLLKKSTGAEHVTPIEKPDGKIQYNGNPNDWQRMHLAMEDVVKKGTAHNIYTPTYRIAGKTGTAQVKSIAQGKRYNEAALDSRHWDHGWFVGFAPVENPQIAIAVIVENGRHGGWVAPIVRKMMDYWLIDKIKKPIVPPSPEELVKINAEKQAAKLQREALVLSGKPIIAKPNTAKLTAVGDAD